The genomic window AGGGGCTCGACGCCCCGATTTCTTTCCCAAAACCGCCGCCAACCGACGGTGCATCGGCTCCGGAAAAGGAGGACAATTCCCAATGAATCCGGAAGTCAAAACCATGCTCGAAGATGCTCGCGACGCGTATGATCGGGGGGACTTTGCCGTCGCCGAGAAGCTGTTTACCCAGTTGGTGCGCCATCAGCCGCAGTGGTCGGAGTTGTACGGCAAGCTGGGCGCGATCTATCACCGCGCGGGGCGTTTCACCGACGCGGTCAAGCTCTATGCTTACGCCCTGCAACTCAATCCGCGCTACATCGAGGCGCGGCTGAATCTTTCCGTGTTGCTCAACGACATGGGGCACTACGATCACGCCGCCAAGCTCGTGGGAAAAATGAGCAAGATCATTCCCTATCCCGGGCGCCTGGGCATGGGAACTCTGGCCAACAAGCACGTGGCCACCGGCGACGCCTATTTCGCCCT from Candidatus Lernaella stagnicola includes these protein-coding regions:
- a CDS encoding tetratricopeptide repeat protein — encoded protein: MNPEVKTMLEDARDAYDRGDFAVAEKLFTQLVRHQPQWSELYGKLGAIYHRAGRFTDAVKLYAYALQLNPRYIEARLNLSVLLNDMGHYDHAAKLVGKMSKIIPYPGRLGMGTLANKHVATGDAYFALELFNHARIEYEHAAKLRPGWPDLKIKLGIAFRRLGRTADAVREINAALEIHDDNPRWHSELALSYFQSGDVQHAVATWQAVLQRWPDHEPSARYLTMARGKGAETSAA